Proteins from a genomic interval of Xanthomonas sp. AM6:
- a CDS encoding LPXTG cell wall anchor domain-containing protein — translation MNAPQIIWIILATVGLTNSLIKDGRPQTGKHNFVASLIATALMALLLWWGGFFGGAR, via the coding sequence ATGAACGCACCACAGATCATCTGGATCATCCTGGCTACGGTCGGCCTGACCAACAGCCTCATCAAGGATGGCCGACCGCAAACCGGGAAGCACAACTTCGTCGCGTCGCTGATCGCAACGGCGCTGATGGCGCTACTGCTCTGGTGGGGCGGCTTCTTCGGAGGTGCCCGATGA
- a CDS encoding TIR domain-containing protein — MLKVFVSYAREDGEAALEIYNWLASIGVEPWIDQRCLLPGQNWEAEIAKAFSDANVILLLLSPRSVHKRGFVQREANEALQKLVYKQPTDVYAVPVLLEPCEVPSQISSRLQYVDWNSPDARSSVTSALALAAEQQSIKGEEGAEFGPFRVIPKAIVERWEGLPGHDISVSYPKFTSQVASPLAEELSQFFEGRARKAAVDARQKIWDQSPDLFSDQLDAPPSNGRWDDYEIAYSSERLLSLIFRVGWYGAGAAHPNSHFETYNFVLTPHLVQLELSDLFSELSPAIEAVSNFSIAELQREYWRRFGREADGSSLEWIKDGAGADIENFLNFSISDDGLTFMFPPYQVGPYAEGSWTVFVPFYDILPYLRRSGPFAWIRPPAQD, encoded by the coding sequence ATGCTCAAGGTATTTGTAAGCTACGCCAGAGAGGATGGAGAGGCTGCTCTAGAAATTTACAACTGGCTCGCGTCCATAGGTGTTGAACCTTGGATAGACCAGAGGTGTTTGCTTCCGGGGCAAAACTGGGAAGCGGAAATAGCGAAGGCATTCAGCGACGCCAATGTCATTCTTCTTCTGCTTAGCCCGAGAAGCGTGCACAAGCGCGGCTTTGTGCAACGCGAGGCGAACGAGGCTTTACAGAAGCTGGTCTACAAACAGCCAACGGATGTCTACGCAGTCCCGGTGCTTCTCGAGCCTTGTGAGGTCCCTTCACAAATTTCATCGAGGCTCCAGTACGTCGATTGGAACAGTCCAGACGCGAGAAGTAGCGTGACGTCAGCCCTTGCGTTGGCCGCCGAGCAGCAGTCAATTAAGGGCGAAGAGGGTGCTGAGTTTGGGCCATTTCGAGTTATTCCAAAAGCAATTGTCGAGCGCTGGGAAGGCTTGCCTGGGCACGATATCTCGGTGTCGTATCCAAAATTCACGTCGCAGGTTGCGTCTCCGCTAGCGGAAGAACTTAGCCAGTTCTTCGAGGGACGAGCCAGAAAGGCGGCCGTAGACGCTAGGCAGAAGATCTGGGACCAGAGCCCTGATCTGTTTTCTGACCAACTCGATGCCCCTCCTTCAAACGGCCGCTGGGACGACTACGAAATCGCCTATTCGTCGGAGCGTCTTCTGAGCCTTATATTTCGTGTCGGCTGGTATGGAGCTGGAGCCGCGCATCCGAACTCTCATTTCGAAACATACAACTTCGTGTTGACGCCGCATTTGGTTCAGCTTGAACTGAGTGATCTCTTCAGTGAGCTTTCGCCAGCCATAGAGGCAGTAAGTAATTTTTCCATTGCAGAGTTGCAGCGGGAATATTGGAGAAGGTTTGGGCGTGAGGCCGATGGCTCTAGCCTTGAATGGATCAAGGACGGTGCGGGGGCAGATATCGAGAATTTCTTGAACTTCAGCATCTCAGATGATGGGCTGACCTTCATGTTTCCGCCATACCAAGTTGGTCCTTACGCTGAGGGCAGCTGGACAGTCTTCGTTCCCTTCTACGACATACTGCCTTATCTCCGGCGGAGCGGTCCTTTCGCGTGGATTCGCCCACCTGCGCAAGATTGA
- a CDS encoding glycoside hydrolase family 104 protein: MAVITPEQAGGRNVVAFLDMLAWSEGTDNGKQPTANHGYDVIVGGKLFTSYADHPRVLVDLPALRIQSTAAGRYQLLRRYFDAYRKTLGLADFSPLSQDKIALQQIRERKALPLIQAGKIREAIARVSNIWASLPGAGYGQHEQKLDNLLTAYRRAGGQVAEA, encoded by the coding sequence ATGGCAGTCATCACGCCCGAGCAAGCTGGTGGCCGCAACGTCGTGGCCTTCCTGGACATGCTGGCCTGGTCCGAGGGGACCGACAACGGCAAGCAGCCGACCGCGAACCACGGCTACGACGTGATCGTCGGCGGCAAGCTGTTCACCAGCTACGCGGACCACCCGCGGGTGCTGGTGGACCTGCCGGCGCTGCGCATCCAGTCGACCGCGGCCGGGCGCTACCAGCTCCTGCGCCGCTACTTCGACGCCTACCGCAAGACGCTCGGTCTGGCCGACTTCTCGCCGCTGAGCCAGGACAAGATCGCGCTGCAGCAGATCCGCGAGCGCAAGGCGCTGCCGCTGATCCAGGCCGGCAAGATCCGGGAGGCCATTGCGCGGGTGTCGAACATCTGGGCGAGCCTGCCCGGCGCCGGCTACGGCCAGCATGAGCAGAAGCTGGACAACCTGCTGACGGCGTACAGGCGCGCCGGCGGCCAGGTAGCGGAGGCCTGA